A window of Kribbella sp. NBC_00382 genomic DNA:
GATGTCCTCGATCTCGAACGGCTCGCCGACGAGCCGCACTCCTCGGCGAGCCAGTTCGGCGACCGTCGCGTCGACGCTGTCCACGTGCAGGCAGATGTGCTGGTAGCCGCCGTACCCCAGGCTGACCGCCAGGTCGTCGGTGGGCTCCTTCGGGAACGGGATCGGTCCAGCGAGCAACTCCAGGTGGAAGTCGTCGTCGTTGGCCGGGCTGAGATAGGCCAGCTTCAACTCTCCGTACGGCCATTCCTGCAGAACCCGGAAGTCGAGCTTGTCCAGGTACCACTGCTTGGCCGCCTCGAAGTCCGGCACCCGGACGCCGACGTGGTGGCCGCCGAACGAGGCGAACGGGCTGGCGGGATTCTTCGGCGGGTTGCTCGGCATCGGCATGAGGACACTCCAGATCGACAATGGTTGATGTCCCCAGCCAAGCCGCCCGGGTCGTCCCGCTGAAGCCTCTGCCTGGCACCGGTCAGACCAGGTCTGGCAGACCTACCCAGACCGTCGCGGCCATCGCGGGCGTCGCGCACAATGGACCCACGATGACCGAGCTCAGTGAGTTTCTCCGCTCTCGCCGGGCGCAGCTGACGCCGCCGGACGTAGGACTGCCGTGGAACGGGGAGTCCCGTCGGGTGAACGGCCTGCGGCGTGAAGAGGTCGCCGTGCTCGCGGGCGTGAGCGCCGACTATTACACCCGGCTGGAGCAGGGCCGCGCCCGGAACGTCTCGGAGCAGGTACTGGCCGCCGTTGCCGACGCGCTGAGGCTGACCGAGCTGGAACGCAAGCACCTGTACGACCTGGCCCGTCCTGCGACGGGTGGAGCGAACGCGGGGACGAAGGCGCCCAAGGCAAGGGTCGCCGTGCAGATGATGCTGGCCGCCCTTGACCCGGTTCCCGCGGTCATCCACGGGCCGCGGCTCGAGGTGGTCGCGATCAACCGGATGGGCAGCGTGCTGATCGATGACTTCGACGCGATGCCGCCCGCCGAGCGGAACATGGCACGCTGGATGTTCGTCAACCCGAAGGCACGCGTCGTCTACCCCGATTGGCCCGAGGTCGCCGCCCAGATGGTGGCGATCCTGCGGGCCGCCGTCAAGCCCCGGACGCCGGACCCCGCCCTGACCCGGCTGGTCGACACCTTGCGGGAGGAGTCGGCCGAGTTCGCCCGCTGCTGGTCGGAGTACAAGGTGTTCCAGCACACGCACGGGACCAAGCGGTTCCACCACGACGCCGTCGGTGAGATGGAGATCAACTACGAGTCGCTCGTACCACCTGATGACCCCCAGTTGTCGCTGATCATCTACACCGCCGCCACCGGTTCCCCCTCCGAGGAGAAGCTCAAACTGCTGAGCAGTTGGGCGGCGACTGTCAGCGCCAGATGAGTTGGTCGGCGGGGCTGCCGGGGACGGGTTCGAAGGTTACGTCTTCTGGGGGTACTTCGTTGCCGTTGGCATCTATGAAGCCTACGGAGACCAGTTCGCCGGTGCGGGTGTTGCGGCGGAGGACGGTGGGGCCCTCTTCGCGGGGTTCGTAGACGTCGCCCCATTGCTGGAGGGCGGCGAGGGTGAGTTTCAGGTCGGTGCCGGCCTGGGTCAGGTGGTAGGAGGAGCGGGTGCGTTCGCCTTCGGCGCGGTAGTCGCGCTTCTCCAGGACGCCTGCCTCGACGAGGGTGTGCAGGCGGTCGGTGAGGATGTTGGGGGCGATACCGAGGATCTGCTTGAACTCGGCGAAGCGGGTGTTGCCGCGGTGGGCCTCGCGCAGGATCAGGACCGACCAGCGGTCGCCGATCACCTCCAGCGTGCGAGCGATCGAGCACGTCGGCCGGGTCGTCTCAGTCTTCATTGCACCTCCGCCTCCAAGTTACTCCGTACTGCGAGCAACGCCGCCACCCCAAACGCAAGAACTGTAAGCACCCCGATCGCCAGCACCCCCAACAGCAACGCCGTACTCAACCCAGACGCTGTCGCGATCGCCCCGAGCGAGAGAGCAACCGCGCCCTGCCCGATGTAAGCCACCAAGTAGACCGCGGAGACGGTCCCGCCCCGGTGATGTGCCGGCGCGTGGGTGGCGACGAGCCCCAACCCGCCGGAGAACAACAGCCCGTAGCTGATTCCACCCAGCAGGCTGGTCAGGACGAACAGAACCAGCGAGTGCGTCCTGGCCGAGACCTCCAACAGCACCAACGCACTAGCGACGAATCCGGTACCGACGAGGACCTGCCGGCCAGCCGCAAAGCTGCGCGTGAGGATCGCGGTCACCCCGCCGGTAGCGGACAAGATCGCGAGCACCAGCCCAGTGACGAAGATGTTCGTCGAGCCGATCAAGTCACGGGCGAGCTGAGCACCCAAGGCCAGGAACACCGTGCCGAACGCGAACGACGTGGTCACCGCAAGCGCCGCAGCCGCGTACACCAGCCGAATCCCCTTAGGCACCCTGATCGGACGCGGACGCCACCGGCCCTGACTCTCATCCTTCGTGTGCCGCGGCATCATCCACACGAACGGGAACACCAGACCGATCACGCCCACCAACACCCAGAAGTCCAAGTGCCGCGGCGCCGGACCGTACTGAATCAAGCCCCCGCCAACGATCGTCGCCAGCGACAGCCCCACCGTCGTCGCCGCAGTCGTCACTGACGACGCACGCGCCGCCTTCCCGCGAGCGCTGAACTCAACCGCCGCAGCCGTCGCCGGCGCCAGTGCCAGACCGACACCAACTCCCATCAACGCGCGGCCGGCATAAACCCAGCCCACCGACGGAGCGACCGCGAAGAACAGCACCCCAGCCAGCATCGAGCCCAGGCCGTACAGCATCGTCGTACGCCGGCCGATGTAGTCGGACAGCTGTCCGAAGACCAGCAAGAACACGACCAGCACGATCGGATAGACCGCGAAGATCGCCGTCGTGGCCGTCGGCGTCAGATGCCAGGTCCGCGCGTACAGCGGGTACGTCGTAGTCGGCGCCGCGCTCGTCCAGAGGCTGAGCCCCGCGACGGCCGCCGCCGTCCAGAAGCTCGCCTTCCGGCTCAGCGTGCGCGGTTCCCGCGCGGTCACAACAGGCAGTTCGAGTGTGGTCATGCCACCCACAACACCTGAATATCAATTTGCAATCCAGCGAGCGGCGTGACACCGCTCACACCGGCGCCGGATTCTGTGCGAGCCTGTTCGTCCCCGACCCGCAGTGAATGGAGCAGAGATGACCGAGCTGGACGGTCAGGTAGTCGTAGTGATCGGCGGCAGCCTGGGCATCGGGCTGGAGACCGCCCGACGGGCCCGGGCCGAGGGCGCGAAGGTGATCATCACGGCGCGCAACGCCGAGCGCCTCGAGGCGGCAGGCCAGGAGATCGGCGCCGAGACCGCCGCCTTCGACGCCACCGACTTCACCCAGTTGACGACCTTCTTCAACGGCCTGCCCACCCCGATCGACCACATCCTCGTCACCGGCCCAGGCCCGTACTACGCTCCGCTGCCGGAACTCGACCTCGACCGGGCCCGCGAGGATCTGGAGTCGCATCTCCTGCTCCCGATCCAGCTCGGCAAGCTCGCGATCGGCAAGGTACGACCAGGCGGAACGCTGATCTTCATGGGCGGCACCGGCGGCAGGAAGAGCGCCGCCGGCATGTCCGTCATCGGCGCACTCACCGCCGCGGGACCCGCCCTCACCAGGAACCTCGCCGTCGAGCTAGCCCCGATCCGGGTCAACCTGATCGCGGCCGGCTTCGTCGACACACCCCTGTCGGCGACGCTGCTCGGCGATCAGCTCGACGCCCGGCGCGAGCAGCTCCGCACGACGCTCCCGATCGGCCGGGTCGTCGGTCCCGAGGACATCGCCAACCTGGCCGTGCACCTGATGACCAACACCGCTCTCACCGGCGGCACGTACGACATCGACGGCGGCCAGCAACTCGTCTAGAACCCTCAGCCGAAAGTGAACACGTACGCCTCGGCGCCGGCTTCGGCGAAGGTGACCTCGACGGTCCGGTCCCGCACCGGGCCGTCCTGCCGGATCAACTGGTACATCCGGCCGGCCTCGAGCAGACCGTTGCCCTGAGCATCGACATCCACCCCAGCGGCCACGCCGGGAGCCTCGCCATCAAGGGTGACCCGGAACGGAATCGGATCGGGCCGTCGCGACGACAGCACCAGGTGCGCATCCCTGGCATGGAAGCGGAAGGCGATGCTGCCACCGGCCTTCTCCAGTACGACGTACTCGCGCTCGACCGTCCAGTCGCCGGTGAGCCCGTCGATCGGCTCGCCACGGGTGTAGCCGAGGTACGTCTCGGGAGTACGCAGCTGGGCCCAATCCGCCGCGGCCTCCACCCCGACGCCCTCGACCTGGACGGGCTCGCGCTCGATCCCCAGCAGTTGCTGGATGACGCGTTCGGATTGGTCGTACCGGCCCTCGCCGAAGTGGTGGTCCCGGATCTTGCCGTCGCGATCCACGAAGTACAACGCCGGCCAGTAGTGGTTGGCGAAGGCGGTCCAGATCCCAAAGTCGTTGTCGAGGGCAACGGGATAGTCGATCTCCCGCTCAGCGACCGCGAGCCGCACCCGGTCGAGCTCGTGCTCGAAGGAGAACTCCGGCGTGTGCACCCCGACCACAACAAGCCCGTCATCGCGGTAGGCGCGCGACCAGGCCCGGACGTACGGCTCGGTGCGCAGCCAGTTGATGCAGGTCAGGGTCCAGAAATCCACCAGTACGACCTGACCGCGCAGCGCGGCCAGGTCCAGCGGTCCCGAGTTCAGCCAGGCCGTGGCCCGATCGAACGACGGCATGTGCGTCCCTGCGAACATGACCCACCTCCCGGACTGGTCAGCCCCTGCGCTCGATCGCCCGGAGCGTCTTGTCGAATGCCTTGCCGAGGACGTTCTTCCCGGCGACTGTCAACAGCAACCCCAGCGCCTTGCCCTTGAGGCCCATGCCTTCCCGGGCGACAACGACCGCGATGTCGGTCTTGCCGTCCGGCCGCTCGGTCAGCGTGTACTCGTGGCCGGAGCCCGGGCCCCACAGGTTGGACTCGGTGGTCTTGAGCACGATGTGGTGCGGGTCGGTCCAGTCGTAGGACAGCCGCTCCCAGATACCGTTCGAGCCCTCGGTGACGTCGGCATGACCAGGGCTCTGGTCGTGCACCTTCAGGTAGCCGTCGGCGCTGTTGCCGAAGAGGTCGCTCCGGCCGGGGCCGAAGTCGGTGAGGCCGGCGATGAACTGCTCGGGTGTCGCGGTGGTGGTATCGGTGAAGCGAATTGTCGCCATGCTCGTACCATACCGGCGGCGAGGCGGCCTGACGGCCGCCTCGCCACTGCCGGCCGGGAGCTACTCCGGCAGGTCTGCGCCGGACTGTTCGGCGACCATGTAGGCGGCGTACCAGGCCGGCCACTCGTCATCGTGTTCGCCCGTGCGCTTCTCGTGTTCGCCATGGGCGGTCGCGGCCCGGATCAGGGCGTCCTGAACGTCCTGCACCGAGGCGTACGTCGTCTCACCGGAGTCGATCCGCCCGGGAAGGCGCTTCGTGATCTCCTGCAGCAGCCAGGTGTTGCCGTCCGGGTCACTGAAGGTCGCGAAGGAGCCGTAGCTGGCCGCGTCCACGGCCCGGCCATCCTCCCGCCCCTCGCCGTCCGCCGCGAACTGGGCACCGGGCGCCACGCTGTGGAACACCTCGGTGACCTTGGCTCCCTTCGCCAGCAGCTCCGCGCGAGCGGCCTCGATGTCGGAGACGACAAGGTAGAGGCCCTGGGCAGAACCGGCCGGCGCCGAGGTGATCTTCGACCCGAACTGTACGGACGCCGGCGAACCCGGCGACGTGAACTGCACGACCCGGAAGCCGTTGTCGAACGCGAAGTCGGCGTCGAGCCGCCAGCCGAGCTCGCTGTAGAAGGCCTTCGCCCGGTCGACATCGGTGACCGGGATGACAACTGCTTCCAGCTTCAGATCGCTCATTACTTCCTCCTGAGTAGGACTGCTACTACAACCCTCCCGTTCCAGCCCTACTCTCGCACCAGTGCCTCACC
This region includes:
- a CDS encoding VOC family protein — protein: MSDLKLEAVVIPVTDVDRAKAFYSELGWRLDADFAFDNGFRVVQFTSPGSPASVQFGSKITSAPAGSAQGLYLVVSDIEAARAELLAKGAKVTEVFHSVAPGAQFAADGEGREDGRAVDAASYGSFATFSDPDGNTWLLQEITKRLPGRIDSGETTYASVQDVQDALIRAATAHGEHEKRTGEHDDEWPAWYAAYMVAEQSGADLPE
- a CDS encoding helix-turn-helix transcriptional regulator, whose amino-acid sequence is MTELSEFLRSRRAQLTPPDVGLPWNGESRRVNGLRREEVAVLAGVSADYYTRLEQGRARNVSEQVLAAVADALRLTELERKHLYDLARPATGGANAGTKAPKARVAVQMMLAALDPVPAVIHGPRLEVVAINRMGSVLIDDFDAMPPAERNMARWMFVNPKARVVYPDWPEVAAQMVAILRAAVKPRTPDPALTRLVDTLREESAEFARCWSEYKVFQHTHGTKRFHHDAVGEMEINYESLVPPDDPQLSLIIYTAATGSPSEEKLKLLSSWAATVSAR
- a CDS encoding SDR family oxidoreductase — its product is MTELDGQVVVVIGGSLGIGLETARRARAEGAKVIITARNAERLEAAGQEIGAETAAFDATDFTQLTTFFNGLPTPIDHILVTGPGPYYAPLPELDLDRAREDLESHLLLPIQLGKLAIGKVRPGGTLIFMGGTGGRKSAAGMSVIGALTAAGPALTRNLAVELAPIRVNLIAAGFVDTPLSATLLGDQLDARREQLRTTLPIGRVVGPEDIANLAVHLMTNTALTGGTYDIDGGQQLV
- a CDS encoding MFS transporter, giving the protein MTTLELPVVTAREPRTLSRKASFWTAAAVAGLSLWTSAAPTTTYPLYARTWHLTPTATTAIFAVYPIVLVVFLLVFGQLSDYIGRRTTMLYGLGSMLAGVLFFAVAPSVGWVYAGRALMGVGVGLALAPATAAAVEFSARGKAARASSVTTAATTVGLSLATIVGGGLIQYGPAPRHLDFWVLVGVIGLVFPFVWMMPRHTKDESQGRWRPRPIRVPKGIRLVYAAAALAVTTSFAFGTVFLALGAQLARDLIGSTNIFVTGLVLAILSATGGVTAILTRSFAAGRQVLVGTGFVASALVLLEVSARTHSLVLFVLTSLLGGISYGLLFSGGLGLVATHAPAHHRGGTVSAVYLVAYIGQGAVALSLGAIATASGLSTALLLGVLAIGVLTVLAFGVAALLAVRSNLEAEVQ
- a CDS encoding redoxin family protein; translated protein: MFAGTHMPSFDRATAWLNSGPLDLAALRGQVVLVDFWTLTCINWLRTEPYVRAWSRAYRDDGLVVVGVHTPEFSFEHELDRVRLAVAEREIDYPVALDNDFGIWTAFANHYWPALYFVDRDGKIRDHHFGEGRYDQSERVIQQLLGIEREPVQVEGVGVEAAADWAQLRTPETYLGYTRGEPIDGLTGDWTVEREYVVLEKAGGSIAFRFHARDAHLVLSSRRPDPIPFRVTLDGEAPGVAAGVDVDAQGNGLLEAGRMYQLIRQDGPVRDRTVEVTFAEAGAEAYVFTFG
- a CDS encoding winged helix-turn-helix transcriptional regulator, which codes for MKTETTRPTCSIARTLEVIGDRWSVLILREAHRGNTRFAEFKQILGIAPNILTDRLHTLVEAGVLEKRDYRAEGERTRSSYHLTQAGTDLKLTLAALQQWGDVYEPREEGPTVLRRNTRTGELVSVGFIDANGNEVPPEDVTFEPVPGSPADQLIWR
- a CDS encoding VOC family protein, which gives rise to MPMPSNPPKNPASPFASFGGHHVGVRVPDFEAAKQWYLDKLDFRVLQEWPYGELKLAYLSPANDDDFHLELLAGPIPFPKEPTDDLAVSLGYGGYQHICLHVDSVDATVAELARRGVRLVGEPFEIEDISRRLAFFRDPWGNMIELSEKLPGAGA